The Zonotrichia albicollis isolate bZonAlb1 chromosome 9, bZonAlb1.hap1, whole genome shotgun sequence genome has a window encoding:
- the LOC141730108 gene encoding uncharacterized protein LOC141730108: protein MGSSPPHRTRLPIANPREAARKMPRDTEAEQELSMESREDKCPRQNLVEAAVLSGSTAQEANGEEKPRRCRTRRGCKRSRRGSEGERASLGREGGRRRSQSSELVLHEQLHDGEKPHMCEECRKSFRWNSELIVHQRIHTGERPYECGECGKSFSQSSQLIRHQRIHTGEKPYECGECGKSFSRSSILNEHQRTHTGERPYRCSECGMCFCQSSSLMVHQRTHREERSYECSKCGKGFKTSSNLLQHYRIHREERPFQCPDCGKGFRQNSHLIRHQRIHTGERPYECDKCRKRFPTSSHLLLHYRIHTEERPFRCPDCGKGFKHNSTLIRHRRIHTGERPYECPQCGKSFSRSSALTQQQWRQH from the exons gattgcCCATTGCCAACCCCagggaggctgcgaggaagatgccccgggacactgaggcag agcaggagctgagcatggagagcagggaggacaaatgcccacggcagaacctggtggaagcggccgttttgagcggctccacggcgcaggaagccaacggggaggaaaagccccggagatgccgcacgaggaggggctgcaaacgcagccggcggggatctgagggggaaagagccagcctgggccgggaaggcggccggagacggagccagagctcggagctggtgctccatgagcagctccatgatggggagaagccccacatgTGCGAGGAGTGtaggaagagcttcaggtggaactccGAACTGATtgtgcaccagaggatccacactggggaacggccctacgagtgtggggagtgtgggaagagcttcagccagagctcccagctgatcaggcaccagaggatccacactggggagaagccctatgaATGTGgagagtgtgggaagagcttcagccggAGCTCCATCCTGAAcgagcaccagaggacccacactggggagaggccgtACAGGTGTTCCGAGTGTGGGATGTGCttctgccagagctccagcctgatggTGCACCAGAGGacacacagagaggagaggtcCTATGAGTGTTCCAAGTGTGGGAAGGGGTTTAagaccagctccaatctcctccagcactatcggattcacagagaggagaggcccttccaatgccccgactgcgggaagggattcaggcaaaactcccacctcatcagacaccagcgcatccacacaggggagaggccgtacgagtgtgataaatgcaggaagaggtttccgaccagctcccatctcctcctgcactatcggattcacacagaggagaggcccttccgctgccctgactgcgggaagggattcaagcacaactccaccctcatcaggcaccggcgcatccacactggggagaggccctacgagtgtccccagtgtgggaagagcttctccaggAGCTCTGCCTTGACCCAACAACAATGGAGGCAGcactga